Proteins from a single region of Sphingomonas morindae:
- a CDS encoding N-formylglutamate amidohydrolase, protein MSDAATPAWRAIAGGEAILIVADHASAHVPADIALGVDAAVLGRHVAVDIGVAPLAEALCATLPASALLGGVSRLVCDYNREPDAPGLIPLESDGIAVPGNRLDAAGRAARLARFYEPYHAAVAAAVAARPTALIVSLHSFTPRLATRPHEARPWEIGILYNQDRRAPAVALPLLTAAGIVAGDNQPYSGRLLNATMNRHAEAAGRPYLGVEVRQDLIGDAAGVARWAARLAPVLAATAAAMATQSDMTRRRA, encoded by the coding sequence GTGAGCGACGCGGCCACGCCGGCGTGGCGGGCGATTGCGGGCGGCGAGGCGATCCTGATCGTGGCCGATCACGCCTCGGCGCACGTCCCCGCCGATATCGCGCTGGGTGTCGACGCGGCGGTGCTCGGCCGCCATGTCGCCGTGGACATCGGCGTGGCGCCGCTGGCCGAGGCGCTTTGCGCCACGCTGCCCGCCTCGGCGCTGCTCGGCGGCGTGTCCCGTCTCGTCTGCGACTATAATCGCGAGCCCGACGCGCCCGGGCTGATCCCGCTGGAGAGCGATGGCATCGCCGTGCCCGGCAACCGGCTGGATGCGGCCGGCCGGGCCGCGCGGCTGGCGCGGTTCTACGAGCCCTATCATGCCGCCGTGGCGGCGGCGGTGGCGGCGCGGCCGACCGCGCTGATCGTCTCGCTGCACAGCTTCACGCCGCGCCTCGCCACGCGCCCGCACGAGGCGCGACCCTGGGAAATCGGCATCCTTTACAATCAGGATCGCCGCGCGCCGGCGGTGGCGCTGCCGCTGCTCACGGCGGCGGGGATCGTTGCTGGCGACAACCAGCCCTATTCGGGGCGCCTGCTCAACGCGACGATGAACCGCCATGCCGAAGCGGCGGGGCGGCCCTATCTCGGCGTCGAGGTGCGGCAGGATCTGATCGGCGACGCGGCGGGGGTGGCGCGCTGGGCGGCGCGGCTGGCGCCGGTGCTTGCCGCCACGGCGGCGGCGATGGCAACGCAATCGGACATGACGCGGCGGCGCGCCTAG
- a CDS encoding enoyl-CoA hydratase/isomerase family protein, which translates to MFRLETQGAVARVVIDRGAARNAIPIAGWTALEKLVNEAGARKETRLIVIESADPHSFCAGADLAELATLRDNPRQRHVFRCAMLSAFKRIRAIGKPTLAVIEGGCYGAGVSLAMACDLRVAGPEADFAITPARFGISYPQEDLSALIKLVGPGQAARLVYSAERIPADEALRIGLVELIDRETPTGAAMVKAIADKAPYSLLALKATMAGRFGVDQRFDDAFGGRDFAEGFEAFRHNRTPDFT; encoded by the coding sequence ATGTTCAGGCTAGAGACCCAAGGTGCTGTGGCGCGGGTCGTGATCGATCGCGGCGCCGCGCGCAACGCCATTCCGATCGCCGGCTGGACGGCGCTTGAAAAGCTCGTGAACGAGGCCGGCGCCCGCAAGGAGACAAGGCTGATCGTGATCGAATCGGCCGATCCGCACAGCTTCTGCGCGGGCGCCGATCTCGCCGAGCTTGCCACGCTGCGCGACAATCCCCGTCAGCGCCATGTCTTCCGCTGCGCCATGCTGAGCGCGTTCAAGCGCATCCGCGCGATCGGCAAGCCCACGCTCGCGGTGATCGAGGGCGGCTGCTACGGCGCCGGCGTGTCGCTCGCCATGGCGTGCGATCTGCGCGTCGCCGGGCCTGAGGCCGATTTCGCGATCACGCCGGCGCGCTTCGGCATCTCCTATCCGCAGGAGGATCTCTCGGCGCTGATCAAGCTCGTCGGCCCCGGCCAGGCGGCGCGGCTGGTGTATAGCGCCGAGCGGATCCCGGCGGACGAGGCGCTGCGCATCGGCCTGGTCGAGCTGATCGACCGCGAAACGCCGACCGGCGCCGCCATGGTCAAGGCCATAGCCGACAAGGCGCCGTACAGCCTGCTGGCGCTCAAGGCGACGATGGCGGGCCGCTTCGGGGTCGATCAGCGCTTCGACGATGCCTTTGGCGGGCGCGATTTCGCCGAAGGATTCGAGGCCTTCCGCCACAATCGCACGCCCGATTTCACGTGA